From Passer domesticus isolate bPasDom1 chromosome 5, bPasDom1.hap1, whole genome shotgun sequence, the proteins below share one genomic window:
- the SINHCAF gene encoding SIN3-HDAC complex-associated factor isoform X2, with translation MSLLWVLLGYSWEEKMFGFHKPKMYRSIEGCCICRAKSSSSRFTDSKRYEKDFQNCFGLHEARSGDICNACVLLVKRWKKLPAGSKKNWNHVVDARAGPSLKTTLKPKKMKTLSGSRIKSNQISKLQKEFKRHNSDAHSTTSSASPAQSPCYSNQSDDGSDTELSAGASRTPVFSFLDLTYWKRQKVCCGIIYKGRFGEVLIDTHLFKPCCSNKKSATEKPEQEGPQSPAISTQEEW, from the exons ATGAGCTTGCTATGGGTCCTGCTGG GGTACAGCTGGGAGGAAAAGATGTTTGGCTTTCACAAACCGAAGATGTACCGGAGTATAGAGGGCTGCTGTATTTGCAGAGCTAAGTCTTCCAGTTCTCGTTTCACTGACAGCAAACGTTATGAAAAGGATTTCCAGAATTGTTTTGG GCTCCACGAGGCTCGCTCAGGAGATATTTGCAATGCCTGTGTTCTTTTGgtgaaaagatggaaaaaattacCAGCAGGATCCAAAAAAAACTGGAATCAT GTGGTGGATGCCAGGGCTGGACCCAGCCTTAAAACAACACTGaaaccaaagaaaatgaaaactctCTCTGGAAGCAGAATAAAGAGCAATCAAATCAGCAAACTGCAAAAGGAATTCAAGCGGCACA ATTCTGATGCCCACAGCACAACTTCAAGTGCCTCCCCAGCTCAGTCGCCCTGTTACAGTAACCAGTCGGACGATGGCTCTGACACGGAGCTGAGCGCTGGGGCCAGCAGAACACCAGTGTTCTCCTTCCTAGACCTCACCTACTGGAAAAG GCAAAAGGTCTGCTGTGGAATTATTTACAAAGGGCGTTTTGGAGAAGTCCTCATAGACACTCATCTCTTCAAACCTTGTTGTAGCAATAAAAAGTCTGCCACTGAAAAGCCAGAACAAGAAGGACCCCAATCTCCAGCAATCTCCACCCAAGAGGAGTGGTGA
- the SINHCAF gene encoding SIN3-HDAC complex-associated factor isoform X1: MFGFHKPKMYRSIEGCCICRAKSSSSRFTDSKRYEKDFQNCFGLHEARSGDICNACVLLVKRWKKLPAGSKKNWNHVVDARAGPSLKTTLKPKKMKTLSGSRIKSNQISKLQKEFKRHNSDAHSTTSSASPAQSPCYSNQSDDGSDTELSAGASRTPVFSFLDLTYWKRQKVCCGIIYKGRFGEVLIDTHLFKPCCSNKKSATEKPEQEGPQSPAISTQEEW; the protein is encoded by the exons ATGTTTGGCTTTCACAAACCGAAGATGTACCGGAGTATAGAGGGCTGCTGTATTTGCAGAGCTAAGTCTTCCAGTTCTCGTTTCACTGACAGCAAACGTTATGAAAAGGATTTCCAGAATTGTTTTGG GCTCCACGAGGCTCGCTCAGGAGATATTTGCAATGCCTGTGTTCTTTTGgtgaaaagatggaaaaaattacCAGCAGGATCCAAAAAAAACTGGAATCAT GTGGTGGATGCCAGGGCTGGACCCAGCCTTAAAACAACACTGaaaccaaagaaaatgaaaactctCTCTGGAAGCAGAATAAAGAGCAATCAAATCAGCAAACTGCAAAAGGAATTCAAGCGGCACA ATTCTGATGCCCACAGCACAACTTCAAGTGCCTCCCCAGCTCAGTCGCCCTGTTACAGTAACCAGTCGGACGATGGCTCTGACACGGAGCTGAGCGCTGGGGCCAGCAGAACACCAGTGTTCTCCTTCCTAGACCTCACCTACTGGAAAAG GCAAAAGGTCTGCTGTGGAATTATTTACAAAGGGCGTTTTGGAGAAGTCCTCATAGACACTCATCTCTTCAAACCTTGTTGTAGCAATAAAAAGTCTGCCACTGAAAAGCCAGAACAAGAAGGACCCCAATCTCCAGCAATCTCCACCCAAGAGGAGTGGTGA
- the SINHCAF gene encoding SIN3-HDAC complex-associated factor isoform X3: MNCNVRKTMLHEARSGDICNACVLLVKRWKKLPAGSKKNWNHVVDARAGPSLKTTLKPKKMKTLSGSRIKSNQISKLQKEFKRHNSDAHSTTSSASPAQSPCYSNQSDDGSDTELSAGASRTPVFSFLDLTYWKRQKVCCGIIYKGRFGEVLIDTHLFKPCCSNKKSATEKPEQEGPQSPAISTQEEW, from the exons ATGAACTGTAATGTCAGAAAAACAAT GCTCCACGAGGCTCGCTCAGGAGATATTTGCAATGCCTGTGTTCTTTTGgtgaaaagatggaaaaaattacCAGCAGGATCCAAAAAAAACTGGAATCAT GTGGTGGATGCCAGGGCTGGACCCAGCCTTAAAACAACACTGaaaccaaagaaaatgaaaactctCTCTGGAAGCAGAATAAAGAGCAATCAAATCAGCAAACTGCAAAAGGAATTCAAGCGGCACA ATTCTGATGCCCACAGCACAACTTCAAGTGCCTCCCCAGCTCAGTCGCCCTGTTACAGTAACCAGTCGGACGATGGCTCTGACACGGAGCTGAGCGCTGGGGCCAGCAGAACACCAGTGTTCTCCTTCCTAGACCTCACCTACTGGAAAAG GCAAAAGGTCTGCTGTGGAATTATTTACAAAGGGCGTTTTGGAGAAGTCCTCATAGACACTCATCTCTTCAAACCTTGTTGTAGCAATAAAAAGTCTGCCACTGAAAAGCCAGAACAAGAAGGACCCCAATCTCCAGCAATCTCCACCCAAGAGGAGTGGTGA